In one window of Bizionia sp. M204 DNA:
- a CDS encoding histidine kinase dimerization/phosphoacceptor domain -containing protein, with product MKHTIAFLFLLFSLLSFSQNDSIISYGQNLIYENKLDDAISFYNSHLTEPQSPEQKIKLLIGLADTYKLKLDFKKTNAYLMEAYEEIERIEDLQLKFLYHVKMMEFYRKRGLYSEALDHQLKAEILKRNNPIADYYLSSYYGRKAALFSQHFGYLDSVVIYANKSLKLAEKVNHKGNIFYSKLELASVYERRGDVKGAITHFKDLLEYAKNNNLVQHQADVYINYTNALIKDNQLEKALQIGLEAIDFTKANDLLFNEIIVTINVYETYKKLGNNVKAYDYLLYRMVLTDAYNRKEHDKFLFELEEKYKLTEKENQIKISNLEIKNKNKELASNKINLYIILGLFLIAIVVTLMITYFLQKTKKSNRKLQLLSQENEFLLSEANHRINNNLQLVVILISDQLKKSSPDNAFQLKSILTKVDAISTLHKHLYKNRDKSKVDVANYLNDVKVSFFEVFKENDIQTDFKIDSVDISSDHAMYFGLLLSELCINSIKHAFDKEDSKTVNFRLTHKENRMYFNYSDTGSREKNKEVKPKLIDKICRQLKIEYQIETDNGFSFSFEKHITND from the coding sequence ATGAAGCATACTATCGCTTTTCTTTTTTTACTTTTTTCGCTATTATCATTTTCTCAAAATGATTCCATTATAAGTTATGGTCAAAACCTGATTTATGAAAACAAGTTGGATGATGCTATTTCGTTTTATAATTCTCATTTAACCGAACCTCAAAGTCCAGAACAAAAAATAAAATTACTAATAGGATTAGCCGATACCTATAAATTGAAATTGGATTTTAAAAAAACCAATGCGTATTTAATGGAGGCCTATGAGGAGATTGAACGAATAGAAGATCTCCAATTAAAATTCCTGTATCATGTTAAAATGATGGAGTTTTATAGAAAAAGAGGACTTTATTCAGAGGCATTAGATCATCAGCTCAAAGCCGAAATTTTAAAAAGAAACAACCCAATTGCCGATTATTATTTATCCAGTTATTATGGTCGAAAAGCAGCACTTTTCTCTCAGCATTTTGGATACTTAGATTCCGTTGTGATTTACGCTAATAAATCTTTAAAATTGGCAGAAAAGGTAAATCACAAGGGTAATATATTTTATTCAAAATTAGAATTAGCTAGTGTTTATGAGCGGCGCGGAGATGTAAAAGGAGCCATTACCCATTTTAAAGATTTATTAGAATATGCCAAGAATAATAATTTGGTACAACATCAAGCTGATGTTTATATTAATTATACCAATGCTTTAATTAAAGATAATCAATTAGAAAAAGCCTTACAAATAGGGTTGGAGGCTATAGATTTTACAAAAGCCAACGACTTATTATTTAATGAAATAATTGTAACGATAAACGTTTACGAAACCTATAAAAAGCTAGGTAATAATGTAAAAGCATACGATTATTTGCTCTATCGTATGGTGCTTACAGATGCATATAACAGAAAAGAGCATGATAAATTTTTATTTGAACTTGAGGAAAAGTATAAACTTACAGAAAAGGAAAATCAAATTAAAATTAGTAACCTTGAAATTAAAAACAAAAATAAAGAATTAGCTTCGAATAAAATTAATCTTTATATCATATTGGGGTTGTTTTTAATAGCAATTGTTGTAACATTAATGATCACCTATTTTCTACAAAAAACAAAAAAGAGCAACAGAAAGTTACAATTACTGTCACAAGAAAATGAGTTTTTATTAAGCGAAGCCAATCACCGAATTAATAACAACTTACAACTTGTTGTTATTCTTATTTCAGATCAGTTAAAAAAATCATCACCAGACAATGCGTTCCAGCTTAAAAGTATATTAACAAAAGTAGATGCTATTTCAACCTTGCATAAGCATTTGTATAAAAATAGGGATAAAAGTAAAGTAGATGTTGCAAACTATTTGAATGATGTAAAAGTTAGCTTCTTCGAGGTCTTTAAGGAGAACGATATTCAAACCGATTTTAAAATCGATTCTGTTGATATTTCTTCAGATCATGCCATGTATTTTGGCTTACTGCTTTCAGAGTTGTGTATCAATTCCATTAAACATGCCTTTGATAAGGAAGACAGTAAAACGGTAAATTTCAGATTGACTCACAAAGAAAACAGGATGTATTTTAATTATTCCGATACAGGTTCACGCGAAAAAAATAAAGAGGTCAAGCCAAAACTAATTGATAAAATTTGCCGTCAGTTAAAAATAGAGTATCAAATAGAAACCGATAATGGGTTCTCTTTTTCATTTGAAAAACACATTACTAATGACTAG
- the dnaB gene encoding replicative DNA helicase yields the protein MKQPNQIKGYPVDKSTLISLEKGKIPPQAIDLEEVVLGAMMIDKKGVDEVIDILSPDAFYKEAHQHIFEAIFQLFENSEPIDLLTVSSQLKKNLKLDVAGGDFYLISLTQKVSSSAHIEFHARIILQKFIQRSLIKISSEIIEDSYDETQDVFDLLDKAEAKLYEVTQGNIKKSSETAQSLVIQAKKKIEEISNKDGLSGIPTGFTKLDKLTSGWQESDLIIVAARPGMGKTALTLSMARNIAVDQNIPVAFFSLEMASVQLIMRLISSETGLSSEKLRTGKLEKHEWEQLNVKVKGLEKAPLFIDDTPSLSIFDLRAKARRLASQHGIKLIMVDYLQLMTAGGSQKGGNREQEISTISRNLKALAKELSVPVIALSQLSRAVETRGGSKRPLLSDLRESGAIEQDADIVSFIYRPEYYKIDEWDDDERSPTEGQAEFIIAKHRNGGLDNIRLKFIGNLGKFDNLDDFDTPFDHEFHSKMNEAANDNTFKADHFPSPNDAFGAPDDNDVPF from the coding sequence ATGAAACAACCGAATCAAATAAAGGGATATCCCGTAGACAAAAGCACTTTAATCAGTCTTGAAAAAGGTAAAATACCACCGCAAGCTATTGATTTAGAGGAAGTTGTTCTTGGAGCTATGATGATTGACAAAAAAGGTGTTGATGAGGTTATTGATATTTTAAGTCCTGATGCATTCTATAAAGAAGCACATCAACATATTTTTGAAGCCATTTTTCAGTTATTTGAAAATAGTGAGCCCATTGACTTATTAACCGTTTCAAGTCAGTTAAAGAAAAATTTAAAACTGGATGTTGCTGGTGGCGATTTTTACCTGATTTCACTTACACAAAAAGTGTCATCTTCTGCACATATTGAGTTCCATGCCCGTATTATTTTACAGAAATTTATTCAACGAAGTTTAATAAAAATTTCGAGTGAAATTATAGAAGACTCATACGACGAAACGCAAGATGTTTTCGATTTATTGGATAAAGCGGAAGCTAAATTATACGAAGTCACACAAGGAAATATTAAAAAATCCAGTGAAACCGCTCAAAGTTTGGTAATTCAAGCCAAGAAAAAAATTGAAGAAATTTCTAATAAAGACGGCTTAAGTGGTATTCCAACAGGTTTTACCAAATTGGATAAGTTAACTTCGGGATGGCAAGAAAGTGATTTAATTATCGTGGCAGCCCGTCCTGGTATGGGTAAAACCGCTTTAACCTTATCTATGGCCAGAAATATTGCTGTAGATCAAAATATTCCTGTGGCTTTCTTTTCTTTAGAGATGGCTTCAGTACAATTAATTATGCGTTTAATTTCGAGTGAAACAGGTTTGTCTTCAGAGAAATTACGTACAGGTAAACTAGAAAAGCACGAGTGGGAACAATTAAACGTAAAAGTTAAGGGTCTGGAAAAAGCACCTTTGTTTATTGATGATACACCATCCCTTTCTATTTTCGATTTACGAGCAAAAGCCAGACGTTTAGCATCTCAACATGGTATTAAATTAATCATGGTGGATTATTTACAATTAATGACGGCCGGAGGAAGTCAGAAAGGCGGAAACCGTGAACAAGAAATTTCTACAATTTCTCGAAACTTAAAAGCTTTGGCTAAAGAATTAAGTGTACCAGTAATTGCTTTATCACAATTATCGCGTGCTGTTGAAACGCGTGGTGGAAGTAAACGCCCGTTACTATCAGATTTACGTGAATCTGGTGCTATTGAGCAAGACGCGGATATTGTGAGTTTTATTTACCGTCCAGAATATTATAAAATTGATGAATGGGATGATGATGAACGTTCGCCAACAGAAGGTCAGGCCGAATTTATTATTGCCAAACACAGAAACGGTGGATTGGATAACATCCGGCTGAAATTTATTGGTAATCTTGGTAAGTTTGATAATTTAGATGATTTTGATACACCATTTGATCATGAATTTCATTCCAAAATGAACGAGGCCGCAAATGATAACACATTTAAAGCAGACCATTTTCCATCGCCTAATGATGCCTTTGGTGCTCCAGATGATAATGATGTTCCTTTTTAA
- a CDS encoding DMT family transporter, whose translation MLNDKLKNYAHLHLLVFIAGFTAILGQLISIEAVSLVWYRMLIALIFMGVYVYFSKAKIRISRQSMLMLGFAGIVIALHWITFFAAIKVSNISITLAMFSTGAFFASFIEPLIYKRKLIGYEILFGILVIIGVFVITQSELHYWLGIVLGIVSAFLSSLFAVLNGKFLEKHSATVISFYEFISGVIFISLYLFFAGNGFSSEFFALHLSDIIYLLILASVCTAYAFIASVYVMRYISPFTVVLTYNLEPIYGIILAILIFPEKEKMSTNFYIGASIIISVVVLNGILKNRRNRRNKVTMLS comes from the coding sequence ATGCTAAACGATAAATTAAAAAACTACGCACATTTACATCTGTTGGTTTTTATTGCTGGATTTACAGCTATACTAGGACAGTTAATTTCTATTGAGGCAGTTTCTCTTGTTTGGTATCGCATGCTTATTGCCCTAATTTTTATGGGTGTTTATGTCTATTTTTCCAAAGCAAAAATTAGAATATCACGTCAATCTATGCTCATGCTAGGTTTTGCGGGTATTGTTATAGCCTTACATTGGATTACGTTTTTTGCAGCAATAAAAGTGTCTAACATATCTATTACTTTAGCCATGTTTTCTACTGGAGCCTTCTTTGCTTCCTTTATAGAACCCTTAATTTATAAACGAAAATTGATAGGATATGAAATCCTATTTGGGATTCTCGTTATAATTGGGGTTTTTGTAATCACACAAAGTGAACTTCATTATTGGTTAGGTATTGTTTTAGGTATTGTTTCAGCTTTCTTATCATCACTTTTTGCTGTTTTAAACGGTAAGTTTTTAGAGAAACATTCGGCAACGGTCATTTCATTTTATGAGTTTATTAGTGGCGTCATTTTTATAAGCCTGTATTTGTTTTTTGCCGGAAATGGTTTTTCTTCAGAATTTTTCGCCCTCCATCTATCGGATATAATCTACCTTTTAATTTTGGCTTCCGTATGTACCGCCTATGCATTTATAGCTTCGGTATATGTAATGCGCTACATAAGTCCATTTACGGTTGTGTTAACCTATAATTTGGAGCCCATTTACGGCATCATTTTGGCCATACTTATTTTTCCGGAAAAAGAAAAGATGAGCACTAATTTTTACATTGGAGCTTCCATTATAATTAGTGTTGTGGTACTTAACGGCATATTAAAAAATAGAAGAAATCGTCGGAATAAAGTAACCATGTTGTCATAA
- a CDS encoding AI-2E family transporter, with the protein MNQLRTTNILLSIIVIPLVFFLLKILSFIFIPLIFSMFIALLFLPLMRWLGRKKIPRAISIIIVVLLIAIGLKIGLELVKVSGREILNSETEFFVKAEEKFDTLLLMGNETFGIEVDSKESFFKKFIHEETIGVTIDFVRKTLTMILMTIFFVVLWLAESINIQKVLNNTLLKLKHTSVKTFIKIENDLITFVKVKFAVSLATGIGTGLACLFFDVSFPIFWGLFAFLINFVQMVGSIITVVLLSAFAFIELDPTSILFFFVVSITGVQVLFGSILEPIFMGKSFSLNVITVLVMLMLWGYIWGVPGLIMAIPITVFLKIMLEQFESTKVIANLLSGKN; encoded by the coding sequence ATGAACCAGTTGCGTACTACAAATATATTATTATCCATCATCGTAATTCCGTTGGTGTTTTTTTTACTGAAAATACTTTCGTTTATATTTATTCCGTTGATTTTCTCCATGTTTATTGCCTTACTATTTTTACCGCTCATGCGTTGGTTAGGTAGAAAGAAAATTCCAAGAGCAATAAGCATAATAATAGTGGTTCTCTTAATAGCTATTGGTTTAAAAATTGGTCTGGAACTCGTTAAAGTTTCAGGTCGTGAAATCTTAAATTCGGAAACGGAATTTTTTGTAAAGGCTGAAGAAAAATTTGATACCCTTTTACTTATGGGGAATGAAACCTTTGGAATTGAGGTTGATAGTAAAGAAAGCTTCTTTAAAAAATTCATTCACGAGGAAACAATTGGGGTTACTATTGATTTTGTTCGGAAAACTTTAACGATGATATTAATGACCATATTTTTTGTTGTCTTATGGCTAGCCGAGTCTATTAATATTCAAAAAGTACTGAATAACACGTTACTTAAACTGAAACACACCTCTGTAAAAACCTTTATTAAAATTGAAAATGATTTAATAACGTTTGTCAAAGTTAAATTTGCCGTTAGTTTAGCCACTGGAATTGGAACCGGTTTGGCCTGTCTGTTTTTTGATGTTAGCTTTCCCATATTCTGGGGATTATTTGCGTTTTTAATAAATTTTGTACAAATGGTAGGTTCCATTATTACCGTGGTTTTATTATCAGCATTTGCCTTTATTGAGTTAGATCCTACGAGCATTTTATTCTTCTTTGTGGTTTCAATCACAGGTGTTCAGGTTCTTTTTGGTTCTATACTTGAACCGATTTTTATGGGGAAATCGTTTTCATTAAACGTTATAACTGTTTTAGTTATGCTTATGCTTTGGGGCTATATCTGGGGAGTTCCAGGTTTAATTATGGCTATTCCAATCACTGTTTTCTTAAAAATCATGTTGGAACAGTTTGAAAGTACTAAAGTAATTGCTAATTTATTATCCGGTAAAAACTAG
- a CDS encoding LptF/LptG family permease, giving the protein MLLLFIPIGITVHLAEKIGKILENEAPFGEVMLYFLDFTIYFAHLLFPLFLFLSVIWFTSKLANNTEIIAFLSSGVSFTRFLRPYLIGATIVSILALILGLYLAPEASKGFNDFNYKYLKTNKSPIDNQNVYRQINDNDYIYVSSFDTKQKLGQNFTLEHIENDRVIYKITANTIRYEEEDSTYRLTNYVKRTIGDGDDILEESRRKNVHFDFDLEDLTPVEYIAETLQYGELNRFIEKEEARGSSYISRYKLVKYRIWSLPVSVFILTIIALSVSSIKRRGGMGVNLAFGIGIAMVFVFFDKIFGVLASQSDFPPLIAVWFPNILFGILASYLLYNAKR; this is encoded by the coding sequence ATGTTGTTACTGTTTATTCCAATAGGAATAACGGTTCACCTAGCCGAAAAGATTGGTAAAATTTTAGAGAATGAAGCACCTTTTGGTGAGGTCATGCTGTATTTTCTAGATTTTACTATTTACTTTGCACATCTATTATTCCCGTTATTTTTATTTTTGTCTGTTATTTGGTTTACCTCCAAATTAGCAAATAACACAGAAATTATCGCCTTTTTAAGCTCTGGTGTTTCTTTTACTCGTTTTTTAAGACCCTATTTAATTGGCGCAACTATCGTTTCAATTTTGGCTTTAATTTTAGGTTTATATTTAGCGCCAGAAGCGAGTAAGGGTTTTAATGATTTTAATTACAAGTACTTAAAAACGAATAAAAGTCCTATAGATAATCAAAATGTTTATAGGCAGATTAATGACAACGATTATATTTATGTAAGTAGTTTTGATACGAAACAAAAATTAGGACAAAATTTCACTTTAGAACATATTGAAAATGATCGAGTGATTTACAAAATTACGGCAAATACAATTCGTTATGAAGAAGAAGACTCTACCTACAGGCTAACTAATTACGTAAAAAGAACCATAGGTGATGGTGATGATATTCTGGAAGAAAGCCGTCGGAAAAATGTTCATTTTGATTTTGATTTAGAAGATTTAACACCTGTTGAATATATTGCGGAAACCCTTCAATATGGCGAATTAAATAGGTTTATTGAAAAAGAAGAGGCACGTGGTTCATCTTATATTAGCCGTTACAAATTAGTGAAGTATAGAATTTGGAGTTTACCCGTTTCCGTATTTATTTTAACCATTATTGCCCTTTCTGTTTCATCTATTAAAAGGCGAGGAGGCATGGGCGTAAACCTGGCGTTTGGTATTGGTATTGCCATGGTATTTGTATTCTTTGATAAGATATTTGGTGTGTTGGCATCGCAATCAGATTTTCCGCCACTTATTGCTGTGTGGTTTCCAAATATATTATTCGGTATATTAGCTTCTTACCTCTTGTATAATGCTAAACGATAA
- a CDS encoding acetyl-CoA carboxylase carboxyltransferase subunit alpha, with translation MEYLEFELPIKELEEQLQKCEIIGTESEVDVTETCKQIEKKLIATKKDIYKNLTPWQRVQMSRHPNRPYTLDYVKALCGESFLELHGDRNVKDDKAMIGGLGKIGDQSFMIIGQQKGYNTKTRQYRNFGMANPEGYRKALRLMKSAEKFGIPVITLIDTPGAYPGLEAEERGQGEAIARNILEMTRLKVPIITVIIGEGASGGALGIGVGDKVMMLENTWYSVISPESCSSILWRSWEYKELAADALKLTATDMKRMKLVDQIIKEPLGGAHSDRETTFLSVRDAILKSFEELKNLSPKELVKNRMDKYMNMGVFKG, from the coding sequence ATGGAATATTTAGAATTTGAACTTCCCATTAAAGAACTTGAAGAGCAGTTACAGAAATGCGAGATAATAGGTACGGAGAGTGAAGTAGATGTAACCGAGACTTGTAAGCAGATTGAAAAGAAGCTGATTGCTACTAAAAAAGATATATACAAAAATTTAACGCCTTGGCAGCGTGTACAAATGTCACGTCATCCAAACCGTCCATATACATTGGATTATGTAAAAGCACTTTGTGGTGAATCGTTTTTAGAGCTTCATGGCGATCGAAACGTTAAGGATGATAAAGCCATGATTGGTGGTTTGGGTAAAATTGGTGATCAAAGTTTCATGATTATTGGCCAACAAAAAGGGTATAATACCAAAACACGCCAATACCGAAACTTTGGAATGGCCAATCCTGAAGGTTACAGAAAAGCATTGCGTTTAATGAAATCTGCTGAAAAATTCGGTATTCCTGTCATTACCTTAATTGACACACCAGGTGCTTATCCGGGATTGGAAGCGGAAGAACGCGGCCAAGGAGAGGCAATTGCTAGAAATATATTAGAAATGACACGCTTAAAAGTACCAATTATTACCGTTATAATTGGTGAAGGTGCCTCGGGTGGTGCGTTAGGAATTGGTGTAGGAGATAAAGTCATGATGTTGGAGAACACCTGGTATTCCGTAATTTCACCTGAATCTTGTTCGTCTATCCTATGGCGCAGCTGGGAATATAAGGAATTAGCTGCCGATGCCTTAAAATTGACGGCTACAGATATGAAACGAATGAAATTAGTAGATCAGATTATTAAGGAACCACTTGGTGGTGCTCATAGTGATCGTGAAACAACTTTTTTATCGGTTCGTGATGCTATTTTAAAATCTTTTGAGGAGCTTAAAAACTTATCACCAAAAGAATTAGTGAAAAATAGAATGGATAAATATATGAATATGGGTGTTTTTAAAGGCTAA
- a CDS encoding asparagine synthetase B: MDAEGQKNHLKAYGITYWTLDNQLKVNWLLNYRGGSFLLPDTERIRRECQIRGVSFEVLSDSKAEAILTEISSPSKNMESVVLEKAPKIAVYSPKGNLPWDDAVTMVLTYAEIPYETIYDEEVLNDALLLYDWLHLHHEDFTGQYGKFYANYKAVSWYIEEKKAAEALAKRLGYTKVSNQKLAVANKIRDYVIGGGLMFAMCSATDSFDIALSADGVDICEPMFDGDPSDANYQSKIDYARTFAFKDYILERDPNVYEFSSIDMTTKRRIPKMTDYFTLMDFSAKWDPIPTMLNQNHTALVKGFMGQTTSYSRDQIKANVLVLGENKTNGEAKYIHGVKGKGFFTFYGGHDPEDYTHKVGDPKTELDLYPTSPGYRLILNNVLFPAARKKKQKT, translated from the coding sequence ATGGATGCCGAAGGCCAGAAAAATCATCTGAAGGCTTACGGTATTACCTATTGGACTTTGGATAATCAACTAAAAGTAAATTGGTTGTTGAATTACAGAGGTGGATCCTTTTTGCTTCCAGATACGGAACGCATTCGTCGGGAATGTCAAATTCGTGGTGTATCCTTTGAAGTTCTTTCGGATTCTAAAGCAGAAGCTATTCTTACAGAAATTAGTAGTCCGAGTAAAAATATGGAATCCGTTGTGCTTGAAAAAGCACCCAAAATTGCTGTGTATTCACCAAAAGGGAATTTACCTTGGGATGATGCCGTAACTATGGTTTTAACCTATGCTGAAATTCCTTATGAAACCATTTATGATGAGGAAGTATTGAATGATGCCTTGTTATTATATGACTGGTTGCATTTACATCATGAAGATTTTACGGGGCAATACGGAAAGTTTTACGCCAACTACAAAGCGGTTTCTTGGTATATTGAAGAAAAGAAAGCTGCCGAAGCTCTGGCAAAACGGCTAGGCTATACTAAGGTTTCCAATCAGAAATTAGCGGTTGCCAACAAGATTAGAGATTATGTTATTGGCGGTGGGTTAATGTTTGCCATGTGTAGTGCTACGGATAGTTTTGATATTGCATTATCTGCCGATGGTGTTGATATTTGCGAACCCATGTTTGATGGCGACCCTAGTGATGCTAACTATCAAAGTAAAATTGATTATGCTAGAACCTTCGCATTTAAAGACTATATTTTAGAAAGGGATCCTAACGTCTATGAGTTCTCCTCTATTGATATGACAACAAAACGTAGAATACCAAAGATGACGGATTATTTTACGTTAATGGATTTTTCGGCAAAATGGGATCCAATTCCAACTATGTTAAATCAAAATCATACAGCTTTAGTTAAAGGCTTTATGGGACAAACTACCTCGTATAGTCGAGATCAAATAAAGGCAAATGTGTTAGTTTTAGGTGAAAACAAAACCAATGGAGAAGCCAAATACATACATGGAGTTAAAGGGAAAGGTTTTTTTACCTTTTATGGTGGTCATGATCCCGAGGATTATACCCATAAAGTTGGTGATCCGAAAACGGAATTGGACTTATATCCAACATCACCTGGATACCGATTAATTCTTAATAACGTGCTATTTCCAGCCGCTAGGAAAAAGAAACAAAAGACCTAG